One stretch of Halapricum desulfuricans DNA includes these proteins:
- a CDS encoding CBS domain-containing protein, with translation MPRFRIGSAFGIPIQLDLTFLIVLPLFAWIIGVQVGETAAVLNDVWGAGLPIEPLEGDVIRWVLGLAAATGLFVGVVLHELGHSLVAIRYGYPISSITLWLFGGIAQLDEMPEDWRHELLIALAGPIVSVALGVLSYLAFLAVPASSSVALASGKFLLGYLALMNVALAVFNMLPGFPMDGGRVLRALLARTRGYARATKIAAEVGKVFAILLGLFGLFGPGSLFLVAIAFFIYLGASGEAQQTMMKAAFEGFEVRDIMTTADRIQTVDAGDSVAELVEQMFRERHTGYPVERDGEIVGLVTLEDARAVRDIEREAYRVEEIMTTDLETIGPTASAMEAMERLQRNNIGRLLVYDDGEFVGLLTRSDLLTALNIIKEGGSVGRQPVPSELTDESLSAERDRL, from the coding sequence ATGCCACGTTTCCGGATCGGCAGCGCGTTCGGGATCCCGATTCAGCTGGATCTGACCTTTCTGATCGTCCTGCCGCTTTTCGCCTGGATCATCGGCGTGCAGGTCGGCGAGACAGCCGCCGTGTTGAACGACGTGTGGGGTGCCGGATTGCCGATCGAACCCCTCGAGGGAGACGTGATTCGGTGGGTCCTCGGTCTGGCGGCCGCCACGGGACTTTTCGTCGGGGTCGTCCTGCACGAACTCGGCCACTCGCTGGTCGCGATCAGGTACGGCTATCCGATCTCCTCGATCACGCTGTGGCTGTTCGGCGGTATCGCACAGCTCGACGAGATGCCCGAAGACTGGCGTCACGAACTACTCATCGCGCTGGCCGGCCCCATTGTCAGCGTCGCGCTCGGCGTCCTCTCGTATCTGGCGTTTCTGGCGGTGCCCGCAAGCAGCAGTGTCGCGCTGGCTTCCGGGAAGTTCCTGCTCGGCTATCTCGCGCTGATGAACGTCGCGCTGGCCGTGTTCAACATGCTTCCCGGCTTTCCGATGGACGGTGGGCGAGTCCTGCGCGCGCTGCTCGCGCGCACTCGCGGGTACGCCCGAGCGACGAAGATCGCCGCGGAGGTCGGCAAGGTGTTCGCGATCCTGCTGGGGCTGTTCGGACTGTTCGGGCCGGGGAGTCTGTTCCTGGTCGCGATCGCCTTCTTCATCTACCTCGGTGCCTCGGGCGAGGCCCAGCAGACGATGATGAAAGCCGCCTTCGAGGGGTTCGAGGTCCGCGATATCATGACCACGGCCGACCGTATCCAGACTGTCGACGCCGGAGACAGCGTCGCGGAGTTGGTCGAACAGATGTTCCGCGAACGACACACCGGCTATCCGGTCGAGCGCGACGGCGAAATCGTCGGGCTGGTCACGCTCGAGGACGCCCGCGCAGTGCGGGATATCGAACGCGAGGCCTATCGCGTCGAGGAGATCATGACGACCGATCTGGAGACCATCGGACCGACCGCCAGCGCCATGGAGGCGATGGAGCGCCTCCAGCGAAACAACATCGGGCGGTTGCTCGTCTACGACGACGGGGAGTTCGTCGGGTTGCTCACCCGTTCGGACCTGCTGACGGCCCTCAACATCATCAAGGAGGGCGGTAGCGTCGGCCGCCAGCCCGTCCCGTCCGAACTGACCGACGAGTCGCTGTCGGCCGAGCGAGACCGGCTTTGA
- a CDS encoding 2'-5' RNA ligase family protein, with translation MYSLNVPPPSAVTRLASDLARDVPRARARQRGEHTLVCKRLGDGDGARLAARARETLSGVAPFELRVSGIDLFETPSSGSGPVVYLDVESPGLQRLHERLCETFDPVAEIEGDEYTPHVTIARGGELASARRLARREIDPVRWTADRLSVWDSRRSVPVREFSLPL, from the coding sequence GTGTACAGTCTGAACGTCCCGCCGCCGTCGGCAGTGACGCGACTGGCAAGCGACCTCGCACGGGACGTACCGCGTGCGCGTGCCCGTCAGCGGGGAGAGCACACGCTAGTCTGCAAGCGACTCGGCGACGGGGACGGGGCTCGGCTGGCCGCGCGTGCACGTGAAACTCTGTCCGGTGTCGCGCCGTTCGAACTCCGGGTGTCTGGGATCGATCTCTTCGAGACACCGTCGTCCGGATCCGGTCCCGTCGTCTATCTCGACGTCGAGAGTCCGGGACTGCAGCGGCTCCACGAACGACTCTGCGAGACCTTCGATCCCGTGGCGGAAATCGAGGGCGACGAGTACACGCCACACGTGACGATCGCCCGCGGGGGCGAACTGGCGAGCGCACGCCGGCTCGCCCGCCGGGAGATCGACCCGGTCCGGTGGACAGCCGATCGACTCTCCGTCTGGGACAGTCGTCGGTCGGTGCCAGTCAGGGAGTTTTCGCTCCCGCTGTGA
- a CDS encoding DUF7554 family protein, whose translation MDADDLLKIVLVLVVVWLLLEIVGEFLNILAWLLGPFQPLLALVIVVLIVLWLLDRL comes from the coding sequence ATGGACGCAGACGACCTCCTGAAAATCGTCCTCGTGCTCGTCGTCGTATGGCTCCTCCTGGAAATCGTCGGCGAGTTCCTCAACATCCTCGCCTGGTTGCTCGGGCCGTTTCAGCCGCTGCTCGCCCTGGTGATCGTCGTGTTGATCGTCCTGTGGCTGCTCGATCGCCTGTAG
- a CDS encoding HD domain-containing protein, with product MSEQDTDGETAGRVYDPDADHPFPDERVNDVLERIEDDDEIQALLAAQNVNPVARKRYNDHGQKHVSIVRNRALCLYDLLKRDAVQFNGAADQGLPEADEPVIVTLAATLHDIGHVVHRDEHPYYSIPLAADVLDRFLPELPYYDVEQRVRLKGEILHAILCHDTEETPLTTEAGVVRVADALDMERGRSRIPYEHGGRGINTVSSQAIENVRLQQGEDSAVLVEIEMTNAAGVYQVDNLLKAKLRDSGLEEHIRIVAVNTHQQGNRIVERIEL from the coding sequence ATGAGCGAACAGGACACTGACGGGGAGACGGCCGGACGCGTCTACGACCCCGACGCGGACCATCCGTTTCCGGACGAGCGCGTCAACGACGTTCTCGAGCGGATCGAAGACGACGACGAGATACAGGCGCTGTTGGCGGCTCAGAACGTCAATCCCGTAGCACGCAAGCGGTACAACGATCACGGGCAGAAACACGTTTCCATCGTGCGCAACCGCGCGCTGTGTCTCTACGACCTGCTCAAGCGCGACGCTGTCCAGTTCAACGGCGCGGCCGACCAGGGCCTCCCAGAGGCCGACGAACCGGTCATCGTCACGCTCGCCGCGACGCTTCACGACATCGGTCACGTCGTCCATCGCGACGAGCACCCGTACTACTCGATCCCGCTCGCGGCGGACGTCCTCGATCGGTTCCTCCCGGAGCTCCCGTACTACGACGTCGAACAGCGCGTCAGGCTCAAAGGCGAGATCCTGCACGCGATCCTCTGTCACGACACCGAAGAGACACCGCTCACGACCGAAGCGGGCGTCGTCAGGGTCGCCGACGCGCTCGATATGGAACGCGGACGCTCGCGGATCCCCTACGAGCACGGCGGTCGCGGCATCAACACAGTCTCCAGCCAGGCGATCGAGAACGTGCGCCTCCAGCAGGGCGAAGACAGCGCCGTTCTGGTCGAAATCGAGATGACCAACGCCGCCGGCGTCTATCAGGTCGACAACCTCCTCAAGGCGAAGTTACGCGATTCCGGGCTGGAAGAGCACATCCGGATCGTCGCAGTCAACACTCACCAGCAAGGCAACCGGATCGTCGAACGAATCGAACTATAG
- a CDS encoding DUF502 domain-containing protein, translating to MQTDSGQPDERRGVREQFRTAMISGLAITVPILVTLFVFNFAMNLLLDSVGPLAELLRMVGVGGGLAPDVAALVTLLVIVFVVGFATERSRASRRIERAFNRTVSAIPGIGAVYSSFNEMSSLLLDSEVQSFREVKLVEYPTEGSYCVAFVTAETSQNIRDATGIEGMTTLYLPMAPNPVMGGFVVHVDDERVYDIDMTVEEGMRSLVTSGVAVNSAEDVPIEDVPAAGDQSIVESASQRISGSDSE from the coding sequence ATGCAGACAGATTCCGGCCAGCCGGACGAACGGCGCGGCGTTCGCGAGCAGTTCCGGACGGCGATGATCAGCGGTCTGGCGATCACCGTTCCGATACTGGTGACGCTGTTCGTGTTCAACTTCGCGATGAATCTCCTGCTGGATTCAGTGGGACCACTGGCCGAGCTGTTGCGGATGGTCGGCGTCGGCGGCGGACTCGCCCCTGACGTCGCCGCGCTGGTGACACTGCTCGTGATCGTCTTCGTCGTCGGGTTCGCGACCGAGCGGAGTCGCGCGTCTCGACGGATAGAGCGGGCGTTCAACCGGACTGTCTCCGCGATCCCCGGCATCGGTGCCGTTTACAGTAGCTTCAACGAAATGAGCAGTCTCTTGCTGGACAGCGAGGTCCAGAGTTTCCGGGAAGTCAAACTCGTCGAGTACCCGACCGAAGGATCGTACTGCGTGGCGTTCGTGACTGCCGAAACCTCCCAGAACATCCGCGACGCGACGGGAATCGAGGGGATGACGACGCTTTACCTGCCGATGGCCCCGAACCCGGTCATGGGCGGGTTCGTCGTCCACGTCGACGACGAGAGGGTCTACGACATCGATATGACCGTCGAGGAGGGGATGCGGTCGCTGGTGACCAGCGGCGTTGCCGTAAACAGCGCCGAGGACGTGCCGATCGAAGACGTGCCGGCCGCCGGCGACCAGTCGATCGTCGAGAGCGCTTCCCAGCGGATCAGCGGTTCCGACAGCGAGTGA